CACAATTTTAATCAAACTTTGAAAGGTGAGAGACATGAATTATACTAACATGAACAGGAGAACTGCTGACATAAATACAAAAATGTGATTGGAACAATTCAATTAATAAACTGAACATTAAAATCCATTCGATAATAATGTTTAACAGGCTAAAGACTATTCAACCAAGGTCATATTGTTCAGTGTCCAACTTCCCGCTAAACATTAACTGATCATAAGAAGTTTCTGTGACTTACCATCCCTGTAAGGATCCAGGAGAATGAAGTCTAGAAGCTCAAAAGGTCCGAACAAATCATTGGTTGGAAGATCAAAGTCTAAGAAAGAGTTTCTGAGCCGAAGAACCTCACTTGTATTGAAAACATGAGAGCTGTTATTATCAACATACAAAGGAAAAAGCTTCAAGTGCATTCCCAAACGAGGACCTTCTTCCCATTCAAATTTTTGAATATAGAACTGATCAATACGTATTTTAAGACCCCTTGACATCATGCTCTCAAATGCATTCATGTAAGTGCGGAAATCTGAAAATCCTGGACTTTTTAATCGATAGTTAACAAGCAAGGGGGCAGCACAGAAACAGTCCACGGTATATTCATAGGGAGGGGGGCATGCTTGGGTGGGACAGCTAACACTGAAGTTACCGTTGACGCTACTGTCAGTTTTAGATCCGCAGAACTGAGCTAAGGTGTTATTATTTGAGCACATAGGATTTCCCTCAAGCCTGAAAAATAGTAACTTTCAAAGCCTCCAAACAAAATAAGTCATGCAGTAGCTTAAGACATATGTAGAATGAAAACAAGGAAATGATAAATTCAATGTTCAGTGAATTTTTGTCAAATGCAATGCTCAGTGAGTTTTGACCTTTATCATAAGGatactaaataaattattaattttaattttaatatgcaCAACAAACTTAATAATTATCATGTCTCCACTACCCTAATCACGTTATAGTGTAACTGCAAAATATGGTCAGAAGCATACCAGAGGGTGACGTTTGGAGGAAGATCTGTACTGCCTGATATGCTTGTAAGTTGATTATTCTGCATGTCCCTGAAAGATCATACGGCCATGCTGAGAAGAACATCAAAATTCAGTAGCACCTATACAGaagttaaaacaaaaacataccAAAACACACAAGAATGGAAGATGTGATAGCCTGGACCAAATTTGCGAGTGAAAGAACAAATCCTAGTATCAACAACTTAAACTACACAAAGAATAATAAAGTCCTTGCATATAAAGAACTCTGCTAGCCTTAATTCCAACACCTTCTACTATCCACGACTCTTCCTATGTATAGGAAATATGATTTATTAGTTTATTCCGGCTGTCTCAGCATAACAAATTGACTATTACTCACTAATTATTCTAGTGTATTTAAGAATATTCCAATTGTTTGGGTCTTAACATACACATGTACTATCAATTAATCCAGCTCCTCAACCACAACCTTTTTCtataatgaaaaggaaaaaaggacACAAATATGCATGCTTCCAAGTACAGGTACAACAGGAAAGTTGCCAAATTATTATTTCATGTCTTACAAGCGAAGCATTTCTGATCCATTTAAAGTCCTGTCCTGCCAAATGGTAGAAGGAACACTTCCGTTCAATGAATTGTTTGCAATTGACCTGTCAAAGAAAGACATGTGTTCATTACTCATTCATTTCACagcaatttttatataattagaaatCAAAAACGgatattaatttgaaattcgTCAAAATATGATTTGTAACGTAAGGTGATATAAACTCGAACAGTTTACAACGTTTGGTAAACTGTTTGGTTTATGCAATTCAATGCCGTTTGTTGTGGAAGAAGAAAGGATGAGGAAAAAAGAAGATAACTTACAGCTTTTGAAGACGTGGAAGATCAGAAAAGTAGGATGGAATAGCTCCAATAAGATTATTGCTTGATAAATCACTGCAGACGATATTTTGAAGCTTATCACGCAAAACAGTGAATATAAGAGGAATATCTACATTGCAAATCGAAATAATTGGATGCGAGACCAGTAgatttgtaaattatttaagcAATAGAGGTTCTTACAGGGTTGTGATATTGTCTGAAAGCTTATTAGTTGGAATTGATTCATTCAGCTGATTCAAACTGAGGTCACTGGAATATACACAAACAACAATTAGTAGAAACTGTTAGAGTCTTAGATGTACTGTCTTTTGAACAATTACATCATTATGCCAAGTGCAGACACTTCATTTTAGAATCCTAAAAATCAATGCATAAACTGAGTTGAATGCAAATGAGATAACTTACAGATACGTAAGGCGTGGTATCGTGCTCAAATCAGGGATTGGTCCTTGCAAGTTGCAATTCCTAAGACTCCTGATAAAACCAAGTAACCAATAACAGCATATTATCAACCTTACACTTTGTTGTGTACgccaaagaaagaaaatagaggAAATAAAACTTTTCTCAAACAATTTGGACCTTTATATAGATTTGGGTATTCAAAACCAGTTAATCAACTTTCTAACTATCATGTTTCCACTAAACAAtatccatatatttttttttttttaattttggacctttatacttaaatttattgCCAATGTTTAACTGAAATTCCTTTGTACATCAGATCACAAAGATTCCCAGCACCTTAGGTCGCTTTGTAGTGTTAACATACTTACAAAAAAGGATCAAAAAATGAACTTACAGTTTTATCAATTTTGACATGTTTGCATAAGAGCGTGGAATGCTATTTCCACCAAAGTTGTTGTTATCAAGTTGACTGCAAGAACAACAAGATCTAtgaaatactttaaatataatgataaagTATATATTGATCCTAGTCAATGTAATTCTCTGCCCCTGCCCTGCTCTGCCGCCCATTTGAAATTGAACATTAAAGAATTGCTACTTcgaaaaaatttcaaagttttCTTCATTTCCTACATCACGAGGTCAGTTTTTAAGGATTACATATTATTGGTGATTTTAAATATCTCCTTCGAAAAAATGACCAATGGGTAAATTGTTTATGGATGGCAGGAAGCAGCATAACATAAATTCATGGAAATTCGTATCTGAAGAATAtgttagaaagaaaataattgatTCGAGTGGTACCTTATATTTGAAATAAGAGTATATATAATTTACAGAGCCTAACATGTTAACTAATAAGGTTATAATCACATATAAGAAAAGACAAAGGAAAACAATTACCAAAAAACATAAGGTCCTTTATTACCAGATAAAATAATGGATTCTCTTATCGTGATTGTTCATGTGAAGAAAGTCGTATGCACAAAGATCCTAAAAAGCTCCAAAGGCTCTTATGACACTGGAGTCCTATTTAGGTTCTTCGTGTGTACCTTTCTCTTCGCACTATTGATTTCATTCTATTTGATCCAACACAtgctaaaagaaaattgaacaACCAACAGAGATTCAAACCAAGCGGAAGCAATCTGAAATGTCACCAACTTTATAAAGAACACTCTCTTATTcatccaaaacaaaacaaaaaccagACGAGCTTAAAGACATGCATACACTATgcaacaaataataaatcataCAGAATCTTTAAGCTTGGCATCTCTGAGAGTTCAGAGGGAAGATCTCCTGTAATGTTGTTGTTATCAAGAAGACTGCAAGCCCAGAAATACATTTTGTCAACAATATATAGACTTGCCAATAGACCATAAAAACCAagaaaaatatgtcaataaCTGCAATCATGTCACCTAGTAACTTACAGGTGAAGAAGGCTTCCTAAGCTGGAAAGTTGTGGTGGTATTTGCCCACTAAGTGAATTGTTGTTCATGTGACTGCTCCAGTAGGAGAAAgcactatttttattttgtttcttgaaAAGAATATCAAAGGTAGAAGACAAACAGAGAAAAATTCAAGTAACAAGTTTTTAAAGTGAAGTATCGTTATAGAGAACCTTACAAATGTATAGTCTTGTTCAGCTTTGCAAATGATAAAGGTATAGGTCCTGTGATATTGTTCTGATCTATTTGCAATCGAGTCAGGTTTGGAAGAAAGCCAAGTTCTTCTGGCAACTCACCAGTTAATTGATTTCCACTTAGGAGTCTGCAAAATTACAGGGCatttatttatgatataaactaaaaaaatatcctACAGAAACTAGTTATTTAACTTCAATTTACTAAGACAACACTGTTCTGATTTGATTTGATGGCGAGTCTGTTTCATGCACTAATATGAGTAAAAGGACTCAGAACTACTAAGGTGACAAAAACTACAAAGTTACTACGGGCcaagaagaaaattttatttcaacttaCAACAATTTCAAAGGATTGATAAAGCCAATTTCCTTCGGTATACTCCCAGTTATGTCATTCCACATAAAGTCCCTTCGAAGAATATAAAGTAAAAGCTTTATTATTAGAAGAAAGCAATTGCGATTGGAATAATGGAAATATCCAAATGAAAAACTGTGGAATATAGCAACTGCAAAATTGAGAATGTTGGTATGTAATTAGAAACATCAATGTAGGTACAGCCTTACAACACTTCCAGATAAGATAAGCGGCCAATCTCTGGTGCCAAAGTTCCAGACAAGTTCATGTTCAGTAAATGCCTACAGGAAAATATAAAGTTTGAAACTTGGAGCAAGAAAATGATGATTTATACATGTTAACATGGCTTAtagagaagaagaaattgaaagtGGAGAATTAAAGTCATACAGTTGTTTAACATGTAGATACCCGTCGACTAATGTTGTATCAGAACACATGACTCCTGTCCAGTTAGATGTACATGGATCTCCACCATCCCAGTTGCTCAAATTTCCATTAATGTCGATCAAATTTCCCTTTATCATTCTTAACGCCTCAACTGCAAGATAATCATATAAATCacatattatgaataaaaaccTATGAAAAAACATTACACATTGTGTCCAGCAGTAGTTCAATATAACTTGAATTTGTTTAGGTGAAATGATTAGGGATAACATGAGCACCTATAGTTTAATATAACTACTGCACAAAATGTTCATATAGATAAACTTGTAAGTTTAAGAGTTATCTAAAAAAGCAAGAgaatcttttaataattttccctactcattatttttttttataataagcaTTAAATTCATCAAACCTAATCACCTTTCGAAAGGAATAAAATATTaggtttaaaattttcattaagtCTATAAGtcaataaaatttcataatttattgcgcaagtttattttattttcttcttgttagacaattttatttttctacacCCACGCCTGATAAGTGGAGACTTTTTTCCTCTTCGTGACAGTTGACTTCACCACtcaataaataaacttaacttgaccattatttaattttacatcttttagaaaaaatggACAAATAGTTAATAGTTTCTGTTTATATTGAGATTTCTCCTTTCCCCAATTAAatctcaattttaattttaatttacaatttttttttcatcaacaaagatatatatatatatatatatatatatatatatatatatatatatatatatatatatatatatatatatatatatatatatatatatatatttagatgcTTCAATCCATATATACAAAAACTATATTATAATCTTTGTTCAATATTAGATCATCATACacatgataaattttaaatttaaataaaaaatatccttCTCCGATTCTTCACACGATTTTAGCAAGTTAAAGCTCAGGTAGATACAAGTATATGTTTATCTTCTAACTCCCCCCATTAGACATTGTTATAAGcgtgtatgttttttttttcctacagAGGAGACTTTGTTTGGATTGAATATGTTTAGTGAGTGAATCTGAATATTACTATTTATAGGAGCCATAAGACATCATGTttgcaaaaacataaaaaaatacattatcatttcattgattaaaatttgataaaaaataaataaaatttggtgatacagttttttttttctctagtcTTGTATAGTTTTGAACCAATTTTCAtcaataaagaataaaagaatgttATTAGAAGAATTGTTGCTATGCATAATGTTTTTGGTAGCAGACACTCTGAAACCCTAAACCGTATATCACTTCTAGAAGCGGTAATGAATCATTAAAAAGATGATAATTGAATACAAACTTGAAAAAATATggaaatcaaaaaataaaagttataccTTCAGTGGGATCAGTGATCAAAGCAGTAGCGAATGAAAAGTAGCAGTATAAACACAAACTCAGCAGAACAACTTCTTCACACTTACAACCTTTCGAAAGATACATCTCAGCTGAAACGGCCAAAACCAATTCAATATTTTTCCCCTGAACTTTGCAAAATCTATTCAACAACAAAACCAGTTAGAGACATTAAAGATATGAATGCATAATCCAAGTGCAAAAGTGTCATGCACATGCAGCAGCCATCAAAACCAAACTGGTTTGGTGGTTTTACCTTAGAACGGGAAACAGATCGTAAAGCTCTTGCTGGAAGAACACAACAACAGGTCAAATGAAAAATGTTTGTTATAACTTGcaaataaatgttatataatGTAATAAGAAGAGTGTATCAGCGTTGAAAACTTCGTACAGTAGATAGTGTGGTAAAGGTAAATTCTGACTTGGTCGCCATAGCAACGAGGAATTGTTAGTGTACTTCTCCAAGAAGGCCATCACTTTCGTCACTGTGGCTTGCTCCTCAACAAGTAACTTGCATGAGAATAACAGCAAATCTGAACTGATAAggaaagaaattagaaaaagtaATACCACAGCGAATTTAATAGCtcttcaaattaaaagaagtaTTCAATGTCAactaatttctattttataatcTGTATGTATAAACTAAAGTTAGTTAGTTTATGacaactcaattaaaaaaacaaaaacctaaTGATGAATTTTAATCACTAAAAATGATTACTCattatgtttattaatttaatttaaatacaaacccaaactaaaaattattgataactaaagcaatttttattatgaataaaaaattataattgatttttaaattggtTACTAAAAGAGTTTCTATTATAAATTGGTATATAAATTGATCACTAATATTAACTATTAAGGTTTTGACTactaaaaaaatgatttctaaacaaatttataattaagaaattattctttaaattagtttgcaaatatatctttttgtcactaaaattaatcattatttagAAATTTTCTTAGTGacttaatttttaagaaaaatctcataattttttctaaaatataatttgttttagagAGTGAAAATTTAATTCTTGCTAGAAAatgttcatttcattttacCATTTATCCGGggatttttttgaatttagGGGATGATAGTTATTGAATCAATTTCTAATAATTGATTGGAGTTTTAATTATTCCCTCTGGGCTTTGAGTACTTTTGTACGTGTagttttgtttaattatatttctcaactattatagttttatataaacGAATCACATGTTGATTATACacaattaatatgaaaaaaacgTCAGCATGTACCAGCATATACGTACCAAGTACCAAATGAAGAGTAAAAAGAAATCCATTGCAAACTAAACGACATTcacttttctttaaaaaaaaagatttaaacgAAGTAATCTACTTCAAGTTGgtgaatatatatttcaaataatccATCCAATTATCCACttgataattattatatttatgattgaGACAAATCtatattaaatacatattaatgTTTGACTTGATCATGAAGTTATTAACTAaacttgatttaatttaaactagAAAAGGCCAATCGGACATTTTAAATGAACAAGGGGTTATGAGGAAAATTAGCTATGAAACTGAAAGTCATATagttaaagaattaaaagaatGAAGTTTCTTTCTTAATGTAATCACTCATAACTGCAatgattttaatcaattgaatatatatttagtaaaCATACTTAATACAAGTAATCTTGTTTTCTCTGCTcctttctattttaaatttttaccgTAACTCTTGTAATTTTCATCTATATTGGGCCAGTTCCTTTTAGCCACAACTGATGGATGACATGTTTTGTAATTTGTTTATacatgttaaatatttattttttgtttatcagATATGTAAATAGAATGCTACAATTAAGCATGCAAAAAAAGGGAGCTACAGTTAAGTATGGCAAGTGTAGTCttgatttgaaaaaagaaaagagtgatATGGAACAGTGTCTTAAGTGATTGGGCAGGTAACATTTTTTTGCTAATCTAGCAATAGGATTATGTGGGTAATATTTCGGCCTATTTAACTCAGTAATAAAAGAGGTAGTACTGCTTGAATCAGTGttgtacaaatatttaaaattaatacaagGCATTTTTTCAAACGAAGAAATCAACTTTAATTCTTTCAACccattaagaaaaaattaaattgagtcGGGGATACatacaacaaaaatttaatcaaCTTGTGTTTTTGGTACCTGTGATTTATACATGTAAATAATCTTTATGGTGTATTGGTTCCTATGCTTTATTCTATTGCGATGTTCAATATATAATGAATGTAttgtcataatattttataatatatgtgtGACTGTTTTTCAATCTATAAATACGAAATACTGCAGagagtaattaaaaataaaaacaaaagacagaggaatttagtttaaaataattttcctgCTCTAATTGCATTGGCTATCAAAAAACTAAGTTTCTTGCACATTACATACCAATTCACCTTTAAAATACTGCCAACATtatcacagaaaaaaaaaaagaaaaaaacttgacATCCCATCCTCGTACTCAAAAGAGCAACCTCCACTACTCATTTTTTTCAGATAATATAACGTTCTTTCTGTCATCTTGCTTTATTTTCCAAATCTCCAAAACTAGAAAAGTAACGAAACTCTTGAATTCCAGGTGACACTTGAGACAGATTAAAGAACAAATCAAATGTTACAGTCATTCTGGAAACAGGTGTCTACAGTACGATGTATAAACAATTGCTGAAGGGAAGCAGAGTGTAGTGACGAGTTGGGTGTGGTGGTAATGTTAAAATCTTTacataaataatcaataatacaAAGACAGAAAGACAGTTGTTCTGCTACCATACACATTGCCGAATCTTGTTATATACTTATCTGAGTGTTTATTGTCTTGTTTTTGGATCCAAGAATTTGATAGGGAATTCGATATTATGAGATGTCTAAGTCTTATATCGTGTATCGTTAATATGATATGTTTAGTGATGTATTTAAGTGTTTGATTCTTCCCTCTTTTCAATAGTTTTTTGAGTGTGATTATCCAAATATTTAGATATTTACTTCAAATTTTATGTAAGAATCACGGAAGTCAAGAACTTGAAATCCTGATTGACTAAAATACATGTGATTAGTACTTCAAAAGTACCTGTAATGCAGCATCGTAAACCAATATCTCTCActgttataaaattaattaattataacttaCAAGCAAATCCACTGTCAATTTCATACAACAAAGCAGcacaaaaagaataaatgaaaattagtAAATTGGTTTCATTGTCTAGTTCACAAGGTATCAATTAACACTCTCAGGTTCAATCAactatattttcaaaacaagGTATATTTTTCAACTTCTATCTTGGTTTGATGGTTGGTATGCTTCCACTGACAAGGTCACTCCCTGAGACATCTCCTGAAATAAAAGGAGTCATTATAATAGATGATGAAGGTTCTGAACTGAATATTGTACCAGAAGAATCACTTTTAACATATTCAGCTCCCTTGGTATCTGAATCGGGTAACATAGAACAGATGTATTCAAGCTCTCTAGCCACTTCTGCCATTTTAGGTCTCTCATCTGGTGAATCTTTGCAACACTTTAAGGCTAAAGTCAAAAATCTCTCTGCATATTCAGATGGGTAAGACTCAATACGTTTATCAACCACCCGAGATATTCCACCAGACTGGTATGTCATATTAACCTGaaataagaaaggaaaaaacaaaaagatttaGGTCATACTAACATAAACTTCTCAATAAGCACttacatgaagaagaaaataagaagatgAAACGAAATGGTATTCTCTTTTTAGTTATAGTTATCTTGTGCTGAAGTTAAAACAGGTTgactcaatttatttttttccaattgTCAACAAGTGAAACCATAACATACCtgtctaataatattttcaccATGAAAGATTGGTGGCCTGCCAGTCAAAAGTTCCAGAAATACAACACCCAAACTATAAACATCACTTTTATCGGTCAAATTACGAGTTAAGAAGTACTCTGGATCAAGATAACCCTGCACGTTCAGAACAATGTACAAACAGAAGATTAAATCATTGAACGGATAAATTCAACCTAAaccaatatataaaaataatttccaaTGAATTAGTTAGACATGTTAGAAATTCCATATCGATTacagataaggtcaattcacaGTTCACAATATACAAGTGGGTGAAAATTTTATcttacaagttgattttgtaaaattgaattaaacttaaagtcCAATTTTAATGAACAAGGTATCAAAGTATAACTCGGCATGAGGAATACGTCGAACAAAGATAAGActagtttataatatataagttggGTCCATTTCTTAACAAGACACCTCTTTGTGTTTTGGATTTGAAATGTACACTGCAAATTACAATATACAAAACACAAACCTGACTGCCAGCAGTTATTTTATACACATAATTGTCCTGATAGTTCCTAAAACACATGCTCAATTACAGTGAAAGCAAAGACAGTTATGAAAGCCATACCGGGGTCCCCTTTACTACTGTGGATACATGAGCAGGTACATTTCCTTCAATATCTGGAACTGGGGCAAGACGTGAAAGTCCAAAATCAGCAACTTTTGCCGTGTACCTAGAGTCCAATAATATATTGCTGGCCTTCACGTCTCGGTGGAATATAGGAGGATTAGCTTCTGTGTGCAGATATAGAAGACCTTTTGCTGATCCTAGAGCAATCTTTAACCTCagagaaaaactaaaaacatcttTTGAATGAGCTGCCATAAAACGTAAGCTACATAGTTAAGACATAGAAaggcattttttttattaaattaaaagtattgtTATAACTTTAGTCTCGTTGTACTTGAAACCAAATTGGAACCAGAAAGAACAAGGAAAACTTATACGAGGAATACAGAAAACTAGATGATAAAAGTTTGAATATACCAGAAAGGTGATCCCTTAGAGTTCCATTTGGCATATATTCATAAACCAACATCTGCAagcacaaataaaataaacaaacagaacaAATGAACTAATCAGAAAAGGAAATAAGATTTAACGGAGAAACAGAACCAAAATGTTTTGAAAGGATACTAAgcaaaagaatatgaatttGGATTACTTAAGTTCCCTACCTATAATTCATCAATACTTTCTATTGGAGATTCCAAATTGATTAgagataagattaatttatagtACATAAGTGAAGATAATCCTTATGTTACAAGTTGGTTTTGTAAGGATGAGTTGGTTAAAATTCACTTACTAAAATGTCTTAGAGTCTATTCTAATAAAGTCTGTTGTTACTATTAACCCATTTGCAAATATTTAGTTCATGCATGGTATATACATGCATTGACATGAAA
This window of the Vigna angularis cultivar LongXiaoDou No.4 chromosome 7, ASM1680809v1, whole genome shotgun sequence genome carries:
- the LOC108337551 gene encoding probable LRR receptor-like serine/threonine-protein kinase At1g06840 isoform X2 translates to MFFHRFLFIICDLYDYLAVEALRMIKGNLIDINGNLSNWDGGDPCTSNWTGVMCSDTTLVDGYLHVKQLHLLNMNLSGTLAPEIGRLSYLEVLDFMWNDITGSIPKEIGFINPLKLLLLSGNQLTGELPEELGFLPNLTRLQIDQNNITGPIPLSFAKLNKTIHFHMNNNSLSGQIPPQLSSLGSLLHLLLDNNNITGDLPSELSEMPSLKILQLDNNNFGGNSIPRSYANMSKLIKLSLRNCNLQGPIPDLSTIPRLTYLDLSLNQLNESIPTNKLSDNITTLDLSSNNLIGAIPSYFSDLPRLQKLSIANNSLNGSVPSTIWQDRTLNGSEMLRLDMQNNQLTSISGSTDLPPNVTLWLEGNPMCSNNNTLAQFCGSKTDSSVNGNFSVSCPTQACPPPYEYTVDCFCAAPLLVNYRLKSPGFSDFRTYMNAFESMMSRGLKIRIDQFYIQKFEWEEGPRLGMHLKLFPLYVDNNSSHVFNTSEVLRLRNSFLDFDLPTNDLFGPFELLDFILLDPYRDVIVTSPSSGISKGALAGIVLGAIAFVVTFSAIVTMLVLRILLRDHSTPSKRTKASRIPIKIEGIRSFNYEDMAGATNNFSDSARIGQGGYGRVFKGLLPDGTVVAIKRAQEGSLQGEKEFLTEIELLSRLHHRNLVSLIGYCDEKGEQILVYEYMPNGTLKDHLSIYSEKPLSFSMRLKIALGSAKGLLYLHTEVDPPIFHRDVKATNILLDSKFTAKVADFGLSRLAPVQDTEGNVPGHVSTVVMGTPGYIDPEYYLTHKLTDKSDVYSLGVVFLELLTGRPPIFHGENLIRQNTWRSF
- the LOC108337551 gene encoding probable LRR receptor-like serine/threonine-protein kinase At1g06840 isoform X1, translated to MYLSKGCKCEEVVLLSLCLYCYFSFATALITDPTEVEALRMIKGNLIDINGNLSNWDGGDPCTSNWTGVMCSDTTLVDGYLHVKQLHLLNMNLSGTLAPEIGRLSYLEVLDFMWNDITGSIPKEIGFINPLKLLLLSGNQLTGELPEELGFLPNLTRLQIDQNNITGPIPLSFAKLNKTIHFHMNNNSLSGQIPPQLSSLGSLLHLLLDNNNITGDLPSELSEMPSLKILQLDNNNFGGNSIPRSYANMSKLIKLSLRNCNLQGPIPDLSTIPRLTYLDLSLNQLNESIPTNKLSDNITTLDLSSNNLIGAIPSYFSDLPRLQKLSIANNSLNGSVPSTIWQDRTLNGSEMLRLDMQNNQLTSISGSTDLPPNVTLWLEGNPMCSNNNTLAQFCGSKTDSSVNGNFSVSCPTQACPPPYEYTVDCFCAAPLLVNYRLKSPGFSDFRTYMNAFESMMSRGLKIRIDQFYIQKFEWEEGPRLGMHLKLFPLYVDNNSSHVFNTSEVLRLRNSFLDFDLPTNDLFGPFELLDFILLDPYRDVIVTSPSSGISKGALAGIVLGAIAFVVTFSAIVTMLVLRILLRDHSTPSKRTKASRIPIKIEGIRSFNYEDMAGATNNFSDSARIGQGGYGRVFKGLLPDGTVVAIKRAQEGSLQGEKEFLTEIELLSRLHHRNLVSLIGYCDEKGEQILVYEYMPNGTLKDHLSIYSEKPLSFSMRLKIALGSAKGLLYLHTEVDPPIFHRDVKATNILLDSKFTAKVADFGLSRLAPVQDTEGNVPGHVSTVVMGTPGYIDPEYYLTHKLTDKSDVYSLGVVFLELLTGRPPIFHGENLIRQVIMAYESGGLFSVIDKRIGSYPSEYVEKFLTLALKCCKDAPDERPKMAEVAREIENICSMLPETNNVEAEHGRSGYGRIISSSQPSSSTSRTTFVSEDVSGSDLVSGKIPTIRPR